ctttgcccgcaggcgcacggctttttcttggcgaccacacacgagaagcactttcccaggaggtcacccatcctggtagtgctctcgcccgagcacgcttaaccacaacgtactcgcacttctactcagcctgtgatcccaaaacgcgttgtgtcatttaagcgtgagtattaccttataatcccatgatcactcatgttcgtgggcgatgtgggatttgcctagggtgttacattcacccccccttaggaactcatcgtcctcgatgaggtttgccccaccacccccaactgcacatgagtggctctgataccattctgtaacaccccagcttaacatgaccacaatattgtccgctttgcccgcaggcgcacggctttttcttggcgaccacacacgagaagcactttcccaggaggtcaccaatcctggtagtgctctcgcccgagcacgcttaaccacaacgtactcgcacttctactcagcctgtgatcccaaaacgcgttgtgtcatttaagcgtgagtattaccttataatcccatgatcactcatgttcgtgggcgatgtgggagttgcctagggtgttacaatctAAGTGTGAGATGGTAGTAAATGGGCGGGGTTTACTAAGTACAAAAGTAACtataaaaatgcttaaaattttcaaaaaaaattctGTCCTCAAAAGAAAGTTGAATTTTATCGAAAACCGAGTGAGTGACAAGCAAAAAATTAATAAAATGATCGATTTCTAAAAGATCACCTCGGGTGCGTGCTTATACGGTTATTGGTGCGTGTGGTTTGAAACTTGAATGGGCGACCTTATTATAAAAGCAACACACATCGTGCGTGTTGCAGGTTACTTAGTGCGTATCTACTAACAACATGCTAGTATGCTAATAACGTGTTAGTTTGTCCAAGTGCTCGGTGTCCACGCATCATGCACGAGAATCCACGCATGATGCATGGTGCGTGATGCGTGGCTTGGGCAGAAGCCAACACAACTCTAGCCCGTATCGCCCTCACAATAACGGTGGTCACAACGACAGGAGACAACAGCGGGGATACCAAGGAAACAACCAGCAACATcacaagatcggacaaaaatggagctttcgcaacttgttatagttttgcaacatgtgtTTCGATGCTTATTTCAAACTTTTAGGCCTCTAAACGACTCCAAACGGCGTACACCTGAAATTGTTAATGGAATAGGATGAGGTTTGCTCattgaagatcggacaaaaccggtGCTTTTGCAACTTGTAGTTTTGCGCCTTTTCGTTTAGAGGCCTAAAAGTTCGAAATAAGCATCGAAACACATGTTGCAAAACTATTACAAGTTGCGAAAGCTCCGGTTTagtccgatcttcacgttttcacgAGTATCACTGTCAACGGCTTTCGAGTAGGTAAATAAAGGCTAGTATTAATTGGATCGTTTGGCTCCAAAACCTTTGTTTTCTTTGTAATGCGgagtaattttttttgtttttcgctagtttttgtAATAATGTtttgttgtttaaaaaaaaaaaaaaaaagacaaagcATAATATGATTTTATAAACTCACAAAAACAATGATCCAAATTTTTATGGAACCACTCACTTGTGTGCTGTTCATCAATCCTAATATCTGCTGAAGTTGAGCAAATTTAGATGAATACACACTCGCCTCTCACTTTTACATGCGTATTTACACTCGTGGAACTTGCACCAAAACTCTTGTAGTATTTGGCAACCTTAACAATCAATCAAAGTCAGATTGGTACAAGTGTACAAGCAGTCAATATTTTATAAGACTTTTTCCAAACTCTACTATTTTAGACAGCACATTGCTGCAAGCAAAATCACCAGATCAAGCAAACATACATGAAAAGATGGAAGAAGGTGAAAAGGAAATAGTCAAACTATAAAACGACCAAATCTTTAATTGTGACCACATACTTGAAAGTTTATAAATATTAGACCTAAGATAATTGAACCGCGAATGTATGAGGATGACGAAGAATTTACATCAGCAAGTTTTATTCTAGACAAATAAACCCTACTAAAATTCCGGAAATCCAAATGTATTTTCGCCACTGTAGCTCATGTAGAGGAACCCGTCTTCATCTTTATGTTCCTCATACATTGCAGACATCAAAGCAGCTGAAAACGTTCAAAAGGAACAATAACATACTATAAGTTTTGTAGTGAATAAAGATGATCTCGCAAGctcaataaaaaaaatattgaagaATAACAGGTAAGGTAATATAACTGAATGGATTTGGATCTCACCAGTTGGTGGTAGCATGTTGTTAATAAAAACAAAGATAGCCTTCTCAGGGGTAAGATTAATCCTTTTACGAACCACATACACAAACTGACCAATCGTCAAATCAGCTGGTACTAGATATCTGCAGCCCAATGATAATGTGGTTAATTACCTCACCTGTTGTACTATAATAATTTAGAGAACTAAGTATAACAGAGTCAAATTTAATCACTTAGATACTCTTTTTCAGTATTATTGTTCTTAATACTTCAAAAGACCAGAAAGACATCTAAAACTATTTCATGGTTACAACTTACAACTATCTGATTATGATTTTTCAGCATGATCACTTCCGAAAGACACATCCAAAATAACTAACGCTATATTGGTTAGACATGTTAGTCTAGGGATCGACAATTGCCACCCGATCCACTAGATACGCATCCGAACCACCTGCTTCGTAATGAATATATatagatgaacctaaatggatatggatatggatatggatacggatatgcatgaacataaatggatatggatgaaaagtttcatccatggatatatccattaacacccgaaacacatatttaaatatataaatatagatatatgcttacataatTACTATAGCAAATGCATTTACCGTTAAATTTACATTTCGGTTTCAacctataatgaaataactatgatatattacaataaaacacgtatatataacaaaataaacattaaatttacatatttaatttttcataatctataaATTGAACAAATTGTGTACTATCTTCGATAAAGATTACATATTTACCCGGATAAGttttaattatgtcatgttatatttattattgCTATACCACGTTTTAGTTTTCATcgcatattaaaaaatattataacatttttaatatccAATAGATATCCAtttccattaacccgcttaatccaacggatatggatatggatgaacttaaattaaatagatatgaatatggatattgaTGAACTAAaagtaaatggatatggatatgatatctgatccattgtcatccctacatAGTCCAGAACAcgaaacattgaaaaaaaaaaaaaaatatatgcatgAAGTCAGGTATCTAGTTTCAATTTCAATTTTTAAAGACAAAATAAGAAAAAGAAAACAGAGAGGAATAGTGAAAATCAAAATACTTCTTTTTGTCTATGTCAGGAATGTCGCTTTTTTCAGCTCTCTCAACGATCACCTGCaaatgtaaaaataaaaattaacttTAAACGATTGCTTGAGACACAGAAAATGAAACATAATCTTTGAAAACAAAGAATCCAAATATCTTACTGGCACTCGATCAGGATACTTCTCCCTGATGCGTGATGATTCAGCCCGTCTCTTTTCTATTTTAAACAAAAATAAATTGAATGTCATCAGATATGAACAACTTTACATTGGAGCTTTTCTGTTAATTAACCTAATCAAACTTCATTAGGACTCATTATGATCAAATTACAAGTGCAAAACAATACAAGaactacaataacaaaaaataacaaTCTACGGATTCCTTTTAACTTTTTTAATTACACTGCAAATCACtcgttaattaataattaataattaataattaatattaatattaataaacaatTCTAAAAGAGAAAAAAACAAAGGATTAAAATTAACAAGCAaaggattattaaaaaaaaaaacattaaggTTATCTCATCTTCAAATGCAACGCAAGTATCAACAACAGATAGGTTAACCAAAATAGtataattataatgaaaataattaaCAAGATATAGAAgagtgaaataaaaataaatagtaCGATACCTAGAGGTTTGTCAAGCTTGAATGAGTATTCAACCATGTTTGCACTCCGATTGCTATCTGCAAATTTCAGACATATAAGAAACATTACAATGACCAAAAACCCACCAAAAAGATTGATAAAATCAAGACAAAGAACACAGATTTATCATCACGCAATTTATTAATTGCGTGAAAAATATTGTTTTTTTGTAACCCAAAGAAGAACGCAACGAAAAGaaacacaaaataaaataaaagatttcACCTGTCGAAATCAAGAATGATAAAGATTGAGAGAATGATTGGAAaatttggttatatatatatatatatatagcaaactaTTTTTATATGAGattgtgattatgattataattagtttattttattttattccaAAAGGAGAAGGTGAAGGTTATGCGATTTCCAAATTCGACAAGGAACCTCCTCCAATTTAATGCtatttgttataaaatatctagattgtgttataaaatatctagattggatgttaattttattattattatatttcttgcatagtaatattttatactataaatagacatgtatggtaaccatttaaggtgcaccatttctcttgaaatatcaatatcaatatttcttctttccttcttctctctttttctctctttgttcttataaccattaaaggtagttataagcctactgaattataacacgttatcagcacgaaaagcttagtgtaattaaaagatatctcaaacgatcacgaatcactaatcaaggtatgaaattattaataattttcagactcgaatatataaaattttggactactaacatttatatttatgttatttaagttatatatggtcggttataccacctgaattatatttctgtaatctaacttttactaacttcactaacatttatatttatgttatttaagttatatatggtcggttataccacctgaattatattttctgtaatctaactcttattaacttcactaacatttatatttatgttaataagacctcatgattgtacgcaacacgtcatttgacaacacgatactttatgtacgcaacacgtcatttgacaacacggtaccatgggtcgagattaattccgatcaatacgaatacgacggggtctttatatgttatctaacatttatgattacttatgcaattaatcattatttatttcatgcatactaatgtttattcttaaatttataattttaaaagttaaaataaaaaaatagtttgtatttttattaaaagtaaatcttaaaagttaaaataagaaaaagtagtttgtacttttattaaaagtaaatcttaaaagttaaaatacaaaaagtagtttgtatttttattaaaagtaaatcttaaaagttaaaataagaaaaagtagtttgtatttttattaaaagtatatcttaaaagttaaagtaagaaaaaaaagggaatggtaaaatggaatagttttttgtcaaaaatgaagtattgaaaatgaagtggtctccttctataactaaaaaaaaaatatatacttttatcaaatgaatttttttgtggccgacaatttcaaacacgagtccgtgtttagtttatcaagaatatctcttgctttggtgaaaggtcacgatcacgatatcaggtgttgtgaaagaattaaaaaattggtcaagtggccttttaaaaactagaaaaaaattttaaacaaaaagttttttttatatatttataatttacgagtaacgtaaaaaaaaggaagttttttttttaaaaaaaaaaacaaagaaagtgtttaaatgagttttacagaaagggggaaagcaaagtaaaaaaaaaacttttttccaaacaaaggtaaatgaaagtaggacttaatacaagaaaaaagtaaacatctcctagacgtgataaaatctatcaatgataagtattagacttgatgagctaaatgtgacaaaaatgtttcaacatgtcttatgttaattttctaaaataagttattattattccgagtttaacacatatacatatgttaattaaaaacaacctttttgttcttatgtagtgttgggttgcaattttggttgtatgccataattccatccagtagagtgacaatagaaaacttttgatgataatcaataaaaaacttttttccaaacttgtcaaatgttttgttaaaaacgtgaccgttgaaaaaaggaggttgaataataaaacttaaaaaacaaattatttttttaagagtgcatcaaaatggcccgtttaataatggggagtaaaaatatagtcaaattgtttcaacgaacaagggttcaattggatgtctcttaaaaaaaatccgcgggtacgggtgatggatccaatggatccgcatccacgacccgcgggtgctatccctaattgtgacaagtacaaatcaactaaaagtctaaaaaataaatgctcttatagggaccaaatgttcacaataattgcctaagctagatatgaaacaaatagttcataaaaaaaaaaaaaaaggtcgttgtgcgttttcgggatgatagccgaaatacacttacaaaagtaggtcagccgtcaattctttatggccatatcaacgcagatcaataaaatcatttatggttttgataaaagattaattaaaaattaattgttttttggtcttggattctcggtaacaaaagcaaaggttgtttttggtttccacaacaaacaagacagaggttgttgacttttgttgttaaacatggcacaagtgaacaataacaatagattattgtttttgaaaagaataatgatgcgttaattttattgtataaaataaaattaaagaaaatggttttcattgatgactatgaacaaacgcaaacaaagtgtttgtggtatttggtgattaaaaaaaaagtgcatctaaagcttctactgaaaataatatgcatctaaagcttctactgaaaattaatgtgcaaggtacaacgtataactatatggtcaaattcatttgagccttcggagtcacaagtatatgatgtatatatatattactcaattaacaaaatagtaaatctaaattaattcatatgaatagtaaaacgaaattaattaatttactattcacataaaaaagcgcatatgataaaaagcgcatcgcatatgataagcgcatatgataaaaagcgaatatgatgaaaagcacaacgcatatgatgaaaatcgcatatgattaaaagcgcatatggtgaaaaacacagcgcatatgattaaaagcgtatatggtgaaaaggatatatgataaaaaaaaacatatggtgatttataaaaaaaaaaaaaacacatatggtgattaatggaaagcacatatggtgattaatgaaaagtatattgtgaaaaagaatcacaaatgtttcttgaaagaattcaaggtaagatatatgaaccaattcatccatcatgtgaaccattttgatatttcatggttctaatagacgcatctagcggatggtctcatatttgtatgttatcaagccgtaatatggcatttgcaaagtttcttgcacaaattattaaattgagaacacattattctgattacaccattaaaaggatgagacttgataatgctggtgagttaacatctcaagcatttaatgatcattatatatctacagggattgttgttgaacatccagttgctcatgtgcatacacaaaattggtttagctgaatcaatagataaacgcttacagctaataactagacaattgataatgagtacaaatctctcaatatttatatgtggacatgtaaatttacatgctgcgacattaattcgcattataccatgtggaagtcgtaaatattttcacttaatacttgattttggccaacagccaaatattttctaccttaaaacattggttgtgcagtgtatgttccaattgtatcaccacaacacaataaaatggttcttcgaagaaagatgataatatattttggatataaaacatcttcaatcataagatatattgaacccatgatgggtgatgtttttacagcacgttctgctgattgtcattttaataaaacattgttccctagattagggggagaaataaaaataaaaaataaaatgatgcttcatgatgtgaacatcaattaaggtatattgaactcgcacaaaagaatgtgaaacgaaagttcaaaaataatgcatatgcaagaacttgcaaattaattactttatgcatttacagatataaaaaagtgactaaatcatatataccagcgataaatgctccagctcgaactgaaattccaaaagctggcaataatgtcactgttgagtctttgccacgcatcaaacgtggaagatcaattggtttcgaagataaaaatcctcgaaaaaggaaatcagctgataatgaggtaagagaaagtgttcaagaagaaccacaaatcaatattccttctgcagaggatattgataaatgtaaatactaaaattgcgataaattatgcaatattatggaaccgaaatgaaactaaaatctctatgagatattttcatataatgttacaatgacatcatgaataaagatgatgatctggaactaaaatctgtcattgaatatacaaaatggacatgattgagctcaatggaaaggagcaataagagctgaattagaatcgctcgataaaagaaaagttttcggatcaatcgttatcacttttaaagatgtgaaacgtatgggatacaaatgaatttttatccaaaaagaaatgtgcaaatgaagttacaaggcaaaactagacttgtaactcaatatttcccacaaagaccagaaatgaattaggaggaaaaattatcctcctgtaatggatacaattacttattagatacttaatcaacctggtagttatttaaatgcatctcatgaatgttgttactacttatctgtatggatcacttaatagtgatatatatgaatatacctaaagggttaaggtatcataagcatctaatgtaaaacccaagggaatatattccattaaatcacaaagatttctaagtgggtttatacaaacgggacgtatgtggtataaccgattaaatgactacttgataaaaaaaaagggtataaatataaacttattttgcacgtatgttttataaaaacaatgttcggatatgagatcgtagttgtttatgtcaatgttcttaacatcatatgaacaaataaagagatctatgaaatcattcaacttctaaagaattattttgaaatgaaagatcttgaaaaaaccaagtattaccttggattgaaaattgagcatatgcctaatggtttacttgtacatcaaacaacttataccgaaaagattttaaaacattttttttaaagacaaactcattgttgttagatcactcaatattgacactgatctatttcatccctgcgaagatcatgaaaattttaacagatcggaagttctatattttagtgcaattgaggttcttatgtatcttatagattatacaagatctgacatttcttttgcagttaatttgttgacaaggttcagctcagcccctaccaaaagacattggaatgggatcaaacaaatagtttgataccttcggggaactactgatttataattattttattctaacaactcgaaacaagatttgtttggttatacagatgcagattatttatccgatctacataaagctaaatctcaaactggatatgtattcctaaatggaggcaccgcaatatcatgacgttctcaaaacaaacacttgttgcaacatcatcaaatcatgccgaagtgattgcattacatgaagctactcgggaatgattttagttaagatcaatgatacaaatcattattgattcttgtggactagaacgctataaaagcgtaacaactatctatgaagataatacagcttacataatacaaatgaaagaagagtatcaaaaatgacagaacaaaacataaatgctgacgaggcgctaaagctataaacggtcttaacggtcataagtttgatggaaaagaatggtatattggtaaggctcagaaaaagactgaaagggaataggaactgaaacaacggtttgaacaaaccatgaaggagactgtagacaaatcacgagggccaaacttgtacataaaagatttagatgatacagtttcagatgaaaacctcagatttttctcatatactcaagatatcgtaaatgacaaccagattaaaatgagatacgttcaatcaacaactctgctgatctttataccaaagcactgctaactgctattttcagaacacacgttcataatattggcatgaggcatgttcagaagatgtaacaactcaggcgttgcctacttgagggggagtcaactttatgctgcactctttttcccttagctaaagttttatcccaatgagttttctttagcaaggtttttaacgaggcagtactagttattctctaataaaattgtcatccaagggggagtgttataaaatatctagattgtgttataaaatatctagattggatgttaattttattattattatatttcttgcatagtaatattttatactataaatagacatgtatggtaaccatttaaggtgcaccatttctcttgaaatatcaatatcaatatttcttctctccttcttctctctttttctctctttgttcttataaccattaaaggtagttataagcctactgaattataacactatTAACCAAAACAATCATTTTTTAGACAAATTATAACGATACGCGCTTAAAACAAAATTGTCAAAATCCGTCGCAAATCGCAATTGTGGCTTGCGCCCTTGCAACTCGTGATTTTTCGATCATGACCGGAATTTGCAGTCGAGAACTAGAATTTACGATCATGGTCCGGAAACCACGAGTCTTGCAAGGTCGCAAGATCTATCTTACGAACCTTGTGACTTGTGACTGTCGAGAATTAGCGAGTCAGACCTTGCGACTTGCAAATCGTTATAACCAAGTGTTATTAACTATTTTCCAAACATAGATattggtgtatcctaggggatacacgtataaaaacaccatttttgt
The window above is part of the Rutidosis leptorrhynchoides isolate AG116_Rl617_1_P2 chromosome 1, CSIRO_AGI_Rlap_v1, whole genome shotgun sequence genome. Proteins encoded here:
- the LOC139870138 gene encoding autophagy-related protein 8C-like, with product MFLICLKFADSNRSANMVEYSFKLDKPLEKRRAESSRIREKYPDRVPVIVERAEKSDIPDIDKKKYLVPADLTIGQFVYVVRKRINLTPEKAIFVFINNMLPPTAALMSAMYEEHKDEDGFLYMSYSGENTFGFPEF